From Coffea arabica cultivar ET-39 chromosome 10e, Coffea Arabica ET-39 HiFi, whole genome shotgun sequence, one genomic window encodes:
- the LOC113712582 gene encoding zinc finger protein ZAT2-like: MTCPDGQEISPPTPTPPFLDSAPGTSGTKNVTFPSLKYHQKPRKKRTKLVNIAEHGVKSGGNISKPKCARKPDPNAPKITRPCTECGKKFWSWKALFGHMRCHPEREWRGINPPPNFSRHHHNDALTSGTKENSYWMSEEDHEVAVYLLMLANGRGPDAAAAAAHESPTVTTACNNVAVQGTSESDNAAALMGCGDVDENTAAAGPSSGLLNCTKFECSSCKKVFGSHQALGGHRASHKNVKGCFAITKNDGEEEDRTGEGEVVKDGTVEEDKMLMVFGHKCTICLRVFSSGQALGGHKRCHWEKGDEPSGFTQDLNPFSSGKEGSSGLDLNLPAPAEDDDSSSSYYSGLALDLRLGLKP; this comes from the coding sequence ATGACTTGCCCTGACGGTCAAGAAATCTCGCCACCAACCCCTACACCGCCATTTCTTGATTCTGCTCCCGGCACTAGTGGGACCAAAAACGTCACCTTTCCAAGCCTGAAGTACCACCAAAAACCCAGGAAAAAACGAACCAAGTTGGTCAATATTGCCGAGCATGGGGTTAAGTCTGGTGGGAATATTTCCAAGCCTAAATGTGCCAGAAAGCCTGACCCTAATGCACCCAAGATCACCAGGCCCTGCACTGAATGTGGCAAGAAATTTTGGTCATGGAAGGCTCTTTTCGGGCACATGAGATGCCACCCGGAGCGCGAGTGGCGTGGCATTAACCCTCCTCCCAATTTCAGCAGGCACCACCACAATGATGCCTTGACATCAGGAACCAAGGAGAATTCTTACTGGATGTCCGAGGAGGATCACGAGGTCGCCGTGTATTTGTTGATGCTGGCTAATGGCCGTGGTCCtgatgctgctgctgctgctgctcatGAGTCCCCAACTGTTACTACTGCTTGTAATAATGTGGCAGTTCAAGGAACATCGGAGTCTGATAACGCTGCTGCTTTGATGGGCTGTGGAGATGTTGATGAAAATACTGCTGCTGCTGGTCCTTCTTCCGGCTTGTTGAATTGTACGAAATTTGAGTGCTCAAGCTGCAAGAAAGTCTTCGGTTCTCACCAGGCTTTAGGGGGTCATAGGGCTAGTCACAAGAATGTCAAGGGTTGTTTTGCTATTACTAAAAATGACGGCGAGGAGGAAGACAGGACGGGAGAAGGGGAGGTGGTAAAAGATGGCACTGTAGAAGAGGACAAGATGTTGATGGTATTTGGGCATAAATGTACCATCTGTTTGAGGGTTTTCTCAAGTGGTCAAGCTTTGGGCGGCCACAAAAGGTGCCACTGGGAGAAAGGGGATGAACCATCAGGATTCACTCAGGACCTCAACCCCTTTTCCTCAGGAAAGGAGGGTTCTTCTGGTTTGGACTTGAATTTGCCTGCCCCTGCAGAAGATGATGATTCTTCTTCGTCCTATTATTCAGGCCTGGCATTAGATTTGCGATTGGGACTCAAGCCCTGA
- the LOC113711915 gene encoding uncharacterized protein: MAVLLFSMVCGVYIFSICTTQMAYFRDSNLLKLKQIQKQCPASGIEISETAYLHFPEPKTFSRQECACNAVKFFAIISMQRSGSGWFETLLNSHENVSSNGEIFGARDRRRNLSVIYGIMDKVYNLDWYSSASKNECSAAVGFKWMLNQGLTEYHEGIAEYFKKRGVHAIYLFRRNHLRRMISLIANVYDKDAKLLNGTHKSHVHSPQEAQVLASYKPSINTTRLVPNLKKEEQTTARALEYFKTTRHIVLYCEDVVRNHTKLIDVQDFLKLPHRNLSSHQVKIHSGSLSTQIKNGEDVQRALKGTPYEHFLNSDY; this comes from the exons ATGGCGGTCTTACTCTTCAGTATGGTTTGTGGAGTGTACATTTTCTCAATTTGTACAACGCAAATGGCTTATTTCAGGGATAGTAATTTGCTAAAACTCAAACAGATTCAAAAACAATGCCCAGCTTCCGGAATTGAAATAAGTGAAACTGCATATCTACATTTTCCAGAACCCAAAACCTTCAGCAG GCAAGAATGTGCCTGCAATGCAGTAAAATTTTTTGCTATCATATCGATGCAGAGATCTGGCAGTGGATGGTTTGAGACATTGTTAAATAGCCATGAGAATGTCAGCTCAAATGGTGAAATCTTTGGGGCAAGAGATAGGAGGAGGAACTTATCTGTGATATATGGGATAATGGATAAGGTATACAATCTGGACTGGTACAGCAGCGCATCAAAGAATGAGTGTTCAGCTGCAGTCGGGTTTAAATGGATGCTTAACCAG GGATTGACAGAGTACCATGAAGGGATAGCAGAATACTTCAAGAAGAGAGGTGTACATGCAATATATCTCTTCAGAAGAAATCATCTGCGCAGAATGATATCCCTGATTGCAAATGTCTATGACAAAGATGCTAAATTGTTGAACGGAACTCACAAATCTCATGTGCATTCACCACAAGAG GCTCAAGTACTTGCGAGTTACAAGCCTTCAATCAATACCACACGACTTGTACCTAATCTCAAGAAAGAAGAACAGACTACCGCCAGGGCTCTGGAATATTTCAAAACCACTAGACACATTGTCCTCTACTGTGAGGACGTTGTCAGAAACCACACG AAACTAATAGATGTTCAGGACTTCCTGAAGCTACCACACAGAAACCTGAGTAGCCATCAGGTTAAGATACACTCTGGCTCATTATCAACGCAGATCAAGAATGGAGAAGATGTGCAGAGAGCTTTAAAGGGAACACCATATGAACACTTCCTGAATTCAGATTACTGA
- the LOC113711914 gene encoding squalene epoxidase 3: MASSIDVLITKLNNYIGFTGFMGIGIAFLLCFAVFLLDYLSFAAKKKIKDETRLKEESEARINNSVTDEGPISQGRAAGDPEIIIVGAGVAGAALACSLGKDGRRVLVIERDLSEPDRIVGELLQPGGYLKLVELGLEDCVEGIDAQRVYGYGLFKDDKRTKVSYPLENYRSDVSGRSFHNGRFIQRMRVKAAKTPNVRLEQGTVTSLIEENGTVKGVNYKTKVGKQITAYAPLTIVCDGCCSNLRRSLCNPKVDIPSSFVALVLKNCQLPYPNHGHVILANPSPILMYPISSFETRCLVDIPGRQKVPSIPTGEMAQYLKTVVLPQLPSEVHGAFISAIEEGDIKVATNRSMPATPCSTPGAILLGDAFNMRHPLTGGGMTVALSDIVVLRKLLKPLDDLNDAAGLNEYLEVFYSLRKPVASTINTLAGALYKVFTASDDQARAELRQACFDYLSLGGVFSNGPVALLSGLNPKPLTLVMHFFAVAIYGVGRLLLPFPSLKRAFIGGKLIMDATGIIFPIVKAEGIKQMVFPVSIDSIL; this comes from the exons ATGGCCTCGTCCATCGATGTTTTGATTACTAAGCTGAACAATTACATTGGTTTCACGGGTTTTATGGGAATAGGCATTGCCTTCCTCTTGTGTTTTGCTGTGTTTTTATTGGACTACCTGAGTTTTGCTGCAAAAAAGAAGATTAAGGATGAAACCCGGCTGAAGGAGGAAAGTGAAGCGCGCATCAACAACTCCGTGACCGACGAGGGTCCTATTTCCCAAGGCAGGGCAGCTGGAGATCCCGAAATCATTATAGTTGGAGCTGGTGTAGCTGGTGCTGCTCTTGCTTGCTCTCTTGGGAAG GATGGCCGTCGTGTACTTGTAATCGAGAGGGATTTGTCTGAGCCCGACAGAATTGTGGGTGAATTGCTTCAGCCAGGCGGCTATCTTAAGCTAGTTGAGCTTGGTCTTGAGG ATTGTGTAGAAGGCATCGATGCTCAACGAGTTTACGGTTATGGGCTCTTCAAAGATGATAAAAGGACCAAAGTTTCGTACCCCTTGGAAAACTACCGTTCTGATGTTTCAGGAAGAAGTTTTCACAACGGCCGCTTCATTCAGAGGATGAGAGTAAAGGCAGCCAAAACGCCCAA TGTAAGGCTGGAACAAGGGACGGTGACATCTTTGATTGAAGAGAACGGAACTGTCAAAGGTGTGAATTATAAGACTAAGGTGGGGAAACAAATTACAGCTTATGCTCCTCTTACCATTGTCTGTGATGGATGCTGTTCAAACCTGAGACGTTCTCTCTGCAACCCCAAG GTGGATATCCCTTCTTCTTTTGTTGCCTTGGTCCTAAAGAACTGCCAGCTTCCATACCCAAATCATGGGCACGTCATCTTGGCAAACCCTTCACCCATTCTGATGTATCCCATCAGTAGCTTTGAGACTAGGTGCCTTGTGGATATTCCCGGTCGTCAGAAGGTCCCTTCCATTCCCACTGGAGAAATGGCTCAATATTTGAAGACTGTGGTGCTTCCACAGCTCCCTTCCGAGGTCCATGGCGCATTCATATCAGCAATTGAGGAAGGAGACATCAAAGTAGCAACAAACAGAAGCATGCCAGCCACCCCTTGTTCCACCCCAGGTGCAATTTTGTTAGGGGATGCATTTAACATGAGGCATCCTTTAACAGGAGGAGGAATGACAGTGGCTTTGTCCGACATTGTTGTTCTTAGAAAGCTATTGAAGCCTCTGGACGATTTGAATGATGCTGCTGGACTGAACGAGTACCTTGAGGTCTTCTACAGCTTGCGCAAA CCAGTGGCTTCTACCATCAATACTTTGGCTGGTGCATTATATAAAGTATTCACTGCATCAGATGATCAAGCAAGAGCAGAGTTGCGCCAAGCATGCTTCGATTACTTGAGCCTTGGAGGGGTTTTCTCAAATGGACCAGTGGCTCTGCTATCCGGTCTCAACCCAAAGCCATTGACCCTGGTGATGCATTTCTTTGCTGTGGCTATCTATGGCGTTGGCCGCCTTTTACTCCCATTCCCTTCACTCAAACGTGCATTTATTGGAGGAAAACTGATTATG gATGCAACGggtattattttcccaattgtGAAGGCTGAAGGAATCAAACAGATGGTGTTCCCTGTTTCCATTGACAGCATATTGTAG